The Deltaproteobacteria bacterium genome contains a region encoding:
- a CDS encoding HAMP domain-containing histidine kinase, with protein MRKLEQICEELTRTVGAAADSCVVAWDESASPRIVFATGHTKEVLSAKAGDLVGQPAGSLFSGGERAAKDLALLCTNVPAAEQRPMLRGGQPFAAQLLLRGVNGGAVALIRDLTASHVQADAALRAEDLARFASLVAHEIRNPLSAVKIALQTLERHGTLAQNDLRRTSIALREVLNIELLLNEVLEYARPPSLSLVPADPRPAVEEAVAGVEAEWSSRGVTFSRKLPDRMGPKALDPVRVRTAVKILCRQAAVATEETGGGAVEIAAREIGEGWELSVCDPGRTLSPEVREKAFVAFTPQRARGSGLGLAVVARIAREHRGDVRIDERPGGGNVISVTFSA; from the coding sequence ATGAGGAAGCTCGAACAGATCTGCGAGGAACTGACGCGTACCGTCGGGGCTGCGGCGGACTCCTGCGTCGTCGCCTGGGATGAGAGCGCTTCGCCTCGCATCGTCTTCGCCACCGGGCACACCAAAGAAGTCCTGTCCGCGAAAGCGGGCGACCTCGTCGGCCAGCCCGCGGGGTCGCTGTTCTCCGGCGGCGAGCGCGCGGCGAAGGACCTCGCCTTGCTGTGCACGAACGTTCCGGCGGCGGAGCAGCGGCCGATGCTCCGCGGCGGCCAGCCCTTTGCCGCACAGCTCCTGCTTCGCGGCGTCAACGGCGGCGCGGTGGCGCTGATCCGCGATCTCACCGCCAGCCACGTGCAGGCGGATGCAGCGCTCCGCGCCGAGGACCTGGCGCGGTTCGCCTCCCTGGTCGCGCACGAGATCCGCAATCCGCTGAGCGCGGTGAAAATTGCCCTGCAGACGCTGGAGCGGCACGGCACATTGGCGCAGAACGATCTGCGCCGGACGTCCATCGCGCTGCGGGAAGTGCTGAACATCGAGCTGCTCCTCAACGAAGTGCTCGAGTACGCGAGGCCGCCCTCGCTGTCCCTGGTTCCCGCCGATCCGCGCCCCGCGGTGGAGGAGGCCGTCGCCGGCGTCGAAGCGGAGTGGTCTTCGCGGGGCGTGACGTTTTCCCGGAAGCTTCCCGACCGCATGGGACCCAAGGCGCTCGACCCTGTCCGCGTGCGGACGGCGGTGAAGATCCTCTGCCGCCAGGCGGCCGTCGCCACCGAGGAGACCGGAGGGGGCGCCGTGGAGATCGCTGCGCGGGAAATCGGCGAAGGATGGGAGCTTTCCGTCTGCGATCCCGGGCGCACCCTTTCTCCGGAAGTCCGCGAGAAGGCCTTCGTGGCGTTCACGCCGCAGCGGGCGCGCGGCAGCGGACTTGGGCTCGCCGTGGTGGCGCGAATCGCCCGCGAGCACCGCGGCGACGTCCGCATCGATGAGCGCCCTGGCGGCGGAAATGTTATTTCTGTGACTTTCTCCGCCTGA
- a CDS encoding tetratricopeptide repeat protein has product MARDTKGQDKTVRSDEHNSRGIELADRGWLDEAIKEFKKAIELDPASAHAHDNLATVYSEKKLFAQALEEYLTALKLEPDSATAHYNLACFLATHAHDMAIEQYKDAIELDPEYPDAHLNLGMTYADLDQRDEAKAEFKAAIELDPHDPLARHELAAMLMDEGDYRGAIGLLNEVVRLEPENYEGWLDLGISYAQKGFYQEAERCYAKARELNSEDVLLNYNVAALYSLWDRRADALSALRKALEKEPSKVRSWLAADPMFDGLKGAPEFEQLLALN; this is encoded by the coding sequence ATGGCTCGCGACACCAAAGGACAGGACAAGACCGTCCGGTCCGACGAGCACAACTCCCGGGGGATCGAGCTCGCCGACCGGGGGTGGCTGGACGAGGCGATCAAAGAGTTCAAGAAGGCGATCGAGCTCGATCCGGCCTCCGCGCACGCCCACGACAACCTCGCCACGGTCTATTCGGAGAAGAAGCTCTTCGCCCAGGCGCTGGAGGAGTACCTGACGGCGCTGAAGCTGGAGCCGGACAGCGCGACGGCCCACTACAACCTCGCCTGTTTCCTGGCGACCCACGCGCACGACATGGCAATCGAGCAGTACAAGGACGCCATCGAGCTCGACCCGGAATATCCGGACGCGCACCTGAACCTCGGGATGACGTACGCCGATCTGGATCAGCGCGACGAAGCGAAGGCAGAGTTCAAGGCGGCCATCGAGCTGGATCCGCACGATCCTCTCGCCCGCCACGAGCTCGCTGCCATGCTGATGGACGAGGGCGATTATCGGGGCGCCATTGGACTGCTCAACGAGGTGGTGCGCCTGGAGCCGGAGAACTACGAGGGCTGGCTCGATCTGGGCATCTCGTACGCGCAGAAGGGCTTCTACCAGGAAGCGGAGCGGTGCTACGCGAAGGCGCGCGAGCTGAATTCGGAGGACGTCCTTCTGAACTACAACGTCGCGGCGCTGTATTCGCTGTGGGACCGCAGGGCGGACGCGCTTTCCGCTTTGCGCAAGGCGCTCGAGAAGGAGCCGTCGAAGGTCCGGAGCTGGCTCGCGGCGGATCCGATGTTCGACGGGCTCAAGGGCGCACCCGAATTCGAGCAGCTGCTGGCGCTGAACTGA